The window TTAGGCACGGTGTTCCAATCGTCCCTAACGCCCAACACCTATTGCCTAACGCCTCGAACCCGGTTGGCCGGCGCTCGAAAGCTCGGCCCCCCGCCTTACTTGCCAACGCCCTGGCATGTAGTTTGCTCCCACCGCACCAACCAGTTTCGTTTGCCAAGTGATACGTCTCACCTCTCGTTGCAAGGAAGCAACTTCACCATGGAAATTCTCAAAGTTCGCGCCTTGAGGGGGCCCAATGTCTGGGCCCGCTTTCCCGTCCTGGAAGCCTGGGTTGATTTAGGCCCGCTGAAGGATTCACCTTCGCACGAGATTCCCGGCTTCAACGAGCGATTGATGAGTTGGCTGCCGACGATGATCGAACATCGTTGCGGAATCGGCGAGCGGGGCGGATTCTTCCAGCGGCTGCGAGAGGGAACGTACCAGGCGCACATTCTCGAACACGTGACTCTGGAGTTGCAATCGTTGGCCGCGGCGCCGGTCGGTTTTGGCCGGGCACGCGAAACGTCGCAAGAGGGCGTCTACCGCGTGGTCGTCGAATATGACGACGAGTCGCTGGCGCGTGCCTGTCTGGAATCGGCCCGCGTGGTCTGCCTGGCGGCGGTAAACGCCCAAGACATCGACCTGCCGGCCGAGATCGCTCGCCTGCGCGATCTGGGCCACGAGCTGCGGCTTGGTCCCAGCACGCGATCGATTGTCGAAGCCGCCCGGAAGCGGGGCATCCCCGCGATACGTCTGAGCGAAGGCAACTTGGTGCAGCTCGGCCAGGGCGGGCGTCAGCGGCGGATTCTGGCCGCCGAAACCGACTCCACCAGCGCCATTGGCGAGACGATCGCCCAAGACAAAGAGCTGACGCGCTTGCTGCTGGCCAGCGTGGGCGTGCCGGTGCCCGCCGGCCGGCCCGTGGAAAGCGCGCAAGAAGCCTGGGAAGCGGCCCGCGAGATCGGACTGCCGGTCGTCGTCAAACCCCGTAGCGGAAGTGAGGGTCGCGGCGTGGTGACCAACCTTTCAGACCGCCGTCAGGTGATCGCCGCCTACGAAGCGGCGCGACGCGAGAGCTCGGCCATTATCGTCGAGCGGTTTGTGCCCGGCGCCGACTATCGGCTGCTGGTCGTGGGCGATCGACTGGTGGCGGCGGCCCGTCGCGATCCGCCGTCGGTCGTCGGCGACGGCATGCATACCGTGGCGCAACTCGTCGACGCCGCCAATGCGGATCCGCGCCGCGGCGAGGGCCACGCCGCCCCGCTGACTCGACTCGTGCTGGACGCCATCGCCCTGGAGGTGCTCGCAGAAC of the Pirellulales bacterium genome contains:
- the cphA gene encoding cyanophycin synthetase produces the protein MEILKVRALRGPNVWARFPVLEAWVDLGPLKDSPSHEIPGFNERLMSWLPTMIEHRCGIGERGGFFQRLREGTYQAHILEHVTLELQSLAAAPVGFGRARETSQEGVYRVVVEYDDESLARACLESARVVCLAAVNAQDIDLPAEIARLRDLGHELRLGPSTRSIVEAARKRGIPAIRLSEGNLVQLGQGGRQRRILAAETDSTSAIGETIAQDKELTRLLLASVGVPVPAGRPVESAQEAWEAAREIGLPVVVKPRSGSEGRGVVTNLSDRRQVIAAYEAARRESSAIIVERFVPGADYRLLVVGDRLVAAARRDPPSVVGDGMHTVAQLVDAANADPRRGEGHAAPLTRLVLDAIALEVLAEQGLSPEGVPAAGRQVLVRRNGNLSTGGAATDVTDEVHPEVAARAIEAARMVGLDVAGVDIVACDIARPLEERGGAVVEVNAGPGLRMHLGPSHGRPRPVAEAIVERMFAPGETGRIPLVAVTGTNGKTTTTRLLAHVLASAGSSVGMACSDGVFIAGRRIEAGDCSGPRSARSVLLNPAVDAAVLETARGGILREGLGFDLCDVA